The following proteins come from a genomic window of Oscillatoria sp. FACHB-1407:
- a CDS encoding CO2 hydration protein: MTSTLEIPTPAPAKIPPSHHEFADIIHRLEAGGSMLPDTPENLMQIIGLYKAYAVPMDFYWRDLLYIAEQVFLDPLPFFKYFISQEYLDRDNHYSGDNADLRIWRGIGSAHPELLAFMQKGEVNKKMPRLFHHWWHDRINMEFAEECMRAMLWHGRDMGTGLFDAYLDSEEYRQNADRAIKAYFKKNPLMSAMYKAFPDMFLEQCRQMSYYANLGLFWEVMAPVFFEMSDIYDEGGFKGVPDAMNFLVNGIFAIAGRPIYHHVYIDGECYEIIPKSKGFTWLYEAALPYVEAVFYRTSPFRGTKSYNAQAGQVPTEQKDFHYGVLYADKFPVGTAGIPPTLLAQDMLHFLPDYLVEYYQKHCRGEDDMLIQLAVSFQRSMYNVTSAVIQALRTALLYPLDDPNPDHLMANRKFFEAQLDRFIRPESRIREIQNQNYR; encoded by the coding sequence ATGACAAGCACTTTAGAGATCCCCACTCCGGCTCCGGCTAAGATTCCCCCATCCCACCACGAGTTTGCCGATATTATTCATCGCCTGGAAGCAGGTGGCTCCATGCTTCCTGACACACCCGAAAACTTGATGCAGATTATCGGGTTGTATAAGGCATATGCGGTTCCAATGGACTTTTACTGGCGTGATCTGCTCTACATCGCTGAGCAAGTGTTTCTCGATCCGCTACCTTTCTTCAAGTACTTCATCTCCCAGGAGTATCTCGATCGCGACAACCACTATTCTGGAGACAACGCCGATCTGCGGATCTGGCGTGGCATTGGGTCGGCTCACCCAGAGTTGCTGGCATTCATGCAAAAGGGCGAAGTGAACAAGAAAATGCCTCGCCTGTTCCATCACTGGTGGCACGATCGCATCAATATGGAATTTGCCGAAGAGTGTATGCGAGCAATGCTCTGGCATGGTCGTGACATGGGCACAGGTCTGTTTGATGCGTACCTCGATAGCGAAGAATATCGCCAAAACGCTGATCGCGCCATCAAAGCTTATTTCAAAAAGAATCCTTTGATGTCGGCAATGTACAAGGCATTTCCTGACATGTTCCTGGAGCAGTGCCGCCAGATGTCCTACTACGCTAACCTGGGCTTGTTCTGGGAAGTGATGGCTCCTGTGTTCTTTGAAATGTCGGATATCTACGATGAGGGCGGTTTCAAAGGCGTTCCTGATGCAATGAACTTCTTGGTAAATGGCATTTTTGCGATCGCTGGACGTCCCATTTATCATCACGTCTACATTGATGGCGAATGCTACGAGATCATTCCCAAGTCCAAAGGCTTTACCTGGTTGTACGAAGCGGCACTGCCCTATGTGGAAGCAGTATTCTACCGCACGTCTCCCTTCCGGGGTACCAAGTCCTACAATGCGCAAGCTGGACAGGTTCCCACTGAACAAAAAGACTTCCACTATGGCGTGCTTTATGCTGACAAATTCCCCGTTGGCACCGCAGGCATCCCGCCCACATTGTTGGCGCAGGACATGCTGCACTTCTTGCCTGACTATCTCGTGGAGTACTACCAGAAGCACTGTCGGGGCGAAGATGACATGCTGATCCAATTAGCTGTGAGCTTCCAGCGATCGATGTACAACGTGACCTCAGCGGTAATTCAAGCATTGCGGACGGCTCTGCTCTATCCACTAGATGACCCCAACCCCGACCACCTGATGGCAAACCGTAAGTTCTTTGAGGCACAACTCGATCGGTTCATTCGACCTGAATCACGGATTCGGGAGATTCAGAACCAAAACTATCGGTAG
- a CDS encoding SMP-30/gluconolactonase/LRE family protein: MNAVIQSTSSQAIATPRVILEARARLGESPLWDNTHQLLYWVDIYNYRVHQFNPATHENRSFDVGDVVGPIALAGDHRLIIAQRDRLAFLHTKTGELTPLFSLEADKPENRFNDGRCDAQGRFWFGSMHPEKPEGILYRLDPDNSLHIMETGLTIPNGMGWSLDEKRLYLTDSPRQTIYVYDFDAATGEMSDRRTLIDLTAESFYPDGLAIDAEGCLWSAMWDGWCVIRFDPDGREMTRISLPVPCPTSCTFGDSDLSTLYITTASVGLSQQQIDRSVCSGDLFCVSTNVRGLPALPFKADEASHQKRQHKI; this comes from the coding sequence ATGAATGCAGTTATACAAAGCACCTCTTCCCAGGCGATCGCCACACCTCGTGTGATTCTGGAAGCCCGTGCTCGTTTAGGTGAAAGCCCGTTATGGGATAACACACATCAATTATTGTATTGGGTTGATATTTACAACTATCGGGTGCATCAATTTAACCCTGCCACACACGAGAATCGCTCCTTTGATGTCGGTGATGTTGTAGGTCCGATCGCCCTTGCAGGGGATCATCGGCTGATTATTGCTCAGCGCGATCGCCTCGCCTTCCTCCACACTAAAACGGGAGAACTCACACCCCTATTTTCATTGGAAGCAGACAAACCCGAAAATCGCTTTAACGACGGCAGATGTGATGCTCAGGGACGCTTTTGGTTTGGCTCCATGCATCCCGAAAAGCCAGAAGGAATCCTCTATCGCTTGGATCCAGATAACTCACTGCATATCATGGAAACTGGGCTAACAATTCCTAATGGGATGGGCTGGAGCCTGGATGAGAAACGGTTGTATTTGACTGATTCACCTCGACAGACGATTTATGTCTATGACTTTGATGCTGCAACCGGGGAGATGAGCGATCGCCGCACGCTGATTGATCTAACCGCAGAATCTTTTTATCCCGATGGATTAGCCATCGATGCTGAGGGATGTCTCTGGTCAGCCATGTGGGACGGATGGTGTGTGATTCGGTTTGATCCAGACGGACGAGAAATGACCCGCATCTCACTACCCGTACCCTGCCCCACCAGTTGCACCTTTGGGGACAGTGACTTGTCAACACTGTACATCACCACCGCATCTGTAGGATTGAGTCAACAACAAATCGATCGCAGTGTTTGTTCTGGTGATCTATTTTGTGTATCAACCAACGTTAGAGGATTACCAGCACTACCGTTCAAAGCGGATGAAGCAAGCCATCAGAAACGTCAACACAAGATTTAG
- a CDS encoding NADH-quinone oxidoreductase subunit M, whose protein sequence is MLSTLIWIPIIGAAIVAFLPKGLAANRVRLISLVLSGAIALWSLFILTQFDLSNPGMQFQENLPWIETLGLNYQLGVDGLSMVLLVLNSFLTWIAIYCSSQTTDRPKLFYSLILLISGGVAGAFLAQNLLLFFLFYELELVPFYLLISIWGGPKRNYAAVKFLIYTATSGALILAAFLGLIWLTQSSTFGYEALLGQTLPLGLQFLLLGTLLVGFGIKIPLVPFHTWLPDTYVEASAPVAILLGGVLAKLGTYGIFRFGLGLFPEAWGRLAPWLAIWAAISIMYGALAAIAQKDIKRMVAYSSIGHMGYILLGGAALTALSVVGAVSQMVAHGLILAILFHLVGVIESKVGTRELDVLNGLMNPIRGLPSVTALLVLGGMASAGIPGLAGFIAEFLIFQGSYSAFPVQTLLAVVGTGLTAVYFVILLNRTCFGKLDNATAYYPKVTLSEKAPALVLAALIIFLGVQPTWLVRWSEPTTAAMVAAVPAITSNDVQLAINK, encoded by the coding sequence ATGCTCAGCACATTGATCTGGATACCCATTATTGGTGCCGCTATCGTCGCCTTTTTGCCAAAAGGGCTAGCTGCAAATCGAGTTCGGTTGATTTCTCTAGTTTTGTCTGGTGCGATCGCGCTCTGGTCGTTGTTTATTCTGACTCAGTTTGATTTGTCGAATCCGGGGATGCAATTTCAGGAAAATCTCCCCTGGATTGAAACTCTAGGGTTGAACTATCAACTTGGAGTAGACGGATTATCGATGGTACTCCTGGTACTCAACAGTTTCCTCACCTGGATTGCCATCTATTGCAGCAGTCAAACGACCGATCGCCCAAAACTGTTCTACTCCCTCATTTTGTTAATTAGTGGAGGCGTAGCAGGTGCATTTCTAGCACAAAACCTGCTGTTGTTCTTCCTGTTCTATGAACTGGAACTCGTCCCCTTCTACCTGTTGATTTCGATTTGGGGGGGACCCAAGCGCAACTATGCGGCTGTCAAGTTTCTGATTTACACCGCGACCTCTGGCGCATTGATTCTGGCAGCCTTCTTAGGATTGATTTGGCTAACTCAATCCTCCACGTTTGGGTACGAAGCGTTGTTGGGGCAAACCCTGCCGTTAGGATTGCAATTCCTGCTCTTGGGAACGTTGCTGGTTGGGTTTGGCATCAAGATTCCCCTTGTACCCTTTCACACCTGGTTACCTGACACCTATGTTGAAGCCTCTGCTCCTGTCGCAATCCTGTTAGGTGGTGTTTTAGCAAAATTGGGAACCTACGGTATTTTCCGGTTTGGGTTGGGGCTATTCCCAGAAGCCTGGGGTCGGTTAGCACCCTGGTTGGCGATTTGGGCAGCGATCAGTATCATGTATGGTGCACTGGCGGCGATCGCCCAAAAAGATATCAAGCGGATGGTTGCCTACAGTTCCATCGGTCATATGGGCTACATCTTGTTGGGTGGTGCAGCCTTGACAGCTCTCAGTGTAGTAGGTGCTGTCTCTCAGATGGTGGCTCACGGGTTGATTCTGGCAATCTTGTTCCATCTGGTAGGTGTAATTGAAAGCAAAGTGGGAACCCGTGAGTTAGATGTGTTGAATGGACTGATGAACCCCATTCGAGGCTTGCCCTCGGTGACTGCGTTGCTGGTGTTAGGGGGTATGGCGAGTGCCGGAATTCCAGGATTAGCTGGATTTATCGCTGAGTTTTTGATCTTCCAGGGCAGTTACTCGGCATTCCCAGTGCAAACTTTGTTGGCTGTCGTTGGAACAGGTTTGACAGCCGTTTACTTTGTCATTCTGCTGAACCGCACCTGCTTTGGCAAATTGGACAACGCCACGGCTTATTATCCCAAGGTGACCTTGAGTGAAAAAGCACCTGCATTGGTGCTCGCTGCTCTGATCATCTTCTTGGGCGTACAACCGACCTGGCTTGTCCGTTGGAGTGAGCCAACTACTGCGGCGATGGTCGCGGCGGTTCCAGCGATTACCTCTAACGATGTGCAGTTAGCCATCAATAAATAA
- the ypfJ gene encoding KPN_02809 family neutral zinc metallopeptidase: MRWQLGRRSDNVVDRRGRGSGAVVGGGIGLGTLLLGLLVTLLGGDPSVVFNQGAPTGEYGSPYEQPVDPGSLENDPQADFVSVVLADTEDTWSEIFRQSGETYVEPKLVLFSGATETACGYGQAAMGPFYCPRDQTVYIDLSFYKDLQTRHQAPGDFAQAYVIAHEVGHHVQKLLGVSDQVRSLQSQVSEVEANQLSVRLELQADCFAGIWAHNAERSRQILEQGDIEEAINAASSIGDDRLQHESRGYVVPESFTHGSSEQRVRWFKRGIESGDPSQCNTFDVANP; encoded by the coding sequence ATGCGGTGGCAGCTAGGTCGTCGAAGTGACAACGTTGTAGATCGTCGAGGACGGGGTTCGGGTGCCGTTGTCGGGGGTGGCATCGGTTTAGGAACCTTACTGTTGGGGTTGTTGGTGACTTTGTTAGGTGGCGATCCGAGTGTTGTATTTAATCAGGGCGCACCCACAGGTGAGTATGGTAGTCCCTATGAACAACCCGTCGATCCGGGTTCTTTAGAGAACGATCCTCAAGCCGATTTTGTCTCTGTCGTGCTAGCTGACACCGAAGATACCTGGAGTGAAATTTTTCGCCAGTCGGGTGAAACTTACGTTGAACCAAAGTTAGTGTTGTTTTCAGGGGCAACTGAAACCGCGTGTGGCTATGGTCAGGCGGCAATGGGTCCATTTTATTGCCCCCGTGATCAAACGGTTTATATTGACCTGAGTTTCTACAAGGACCTGCAAACCCGCCATCAAGCTCCGGGCGACTTTGCTCAAGCTTATGTGATTGCTCACGAAGTTGGACACCATGTACAGAAACTGTTAGGAGTCTCAGATCAGGTGCGATCGCTGCAAAGTCAGGTGAGCGAAGTTGAAGCCAATCAACTCTCGGTGCGGTTGGAGTTGCAAGCCGACTGTTTCGCTGGAATCTGGGCACACAATGCAGAGCGATCGCGCCAGATTTTAGAGCAAGGGGATATTGAAGAGGCGATCAACGCCGCCAGTAGCATTGGTGACGATCGTTTGCAACATGAGAGCAGAGGCTACGTCGTACCTGAATCCTTTACCCACGGTAGCTCAGAGCAGCGAGTGCGCTGGTTTAAACGGGGCATTGAGTCGGGTGATCCAAGCCAATGTAACACCTTTGATGTAGCAAACCCTTAA
- a CDS encoding GNAT family N-acetyltransferase yields the protein MHTQYRDVLIRDWQPGDRTPAFEVICSVLAEYNLGCEPDGTDWDAFHVEEAYWQTGGEFWVVEHRGQVVGTAGYYPVERGEKAVEIRKMYLHPSVRGHGLGRYLLQALEEAIATRHFRQIWIETASVLKEATKLYESSGYQPSSGVETARCDRIYVKILGNRE from the coding sequence ATGCACACTCAATACCGTGACGTTTTAATTCGGGATTGGCAACCGGGCGATCGCACGCCTGCTTTTGAGGTTATTTGTTCTGTTCTGGCAGAATACAACCTGGGTTGTGAGCCAGACGGCACCGATTGGGATGCCTTTCACGTTGAGGAAGCCTACTGGCAGACTGGTGGCGAATTTTGGGTCGTCGAACATCGGGGACAGGTCGTTGGAACTGCCGGATACTACCCCGTCGAGCGAGGCGAAAAAGCGGTTGAAATTCGCAAAATGTATCTGCATCCCAGCGTCAGAGGTCACGGCTTGGGACGTTACCTGTTACAAGCTTTGGAGGAGGCGATCGCCACTCGCCACTTTCGGCAAATCTGGATAGAAACCGCCAGCGTTCTTAAAGAAGCCACCAAGCTCTACGAAAGCAGCGGCTATCAACCCTCAAGCGGAGTTGAAACGGCACGGTGCGATCGCATTTACGTCAAGATTTTGGGGAATAGGGAGTAG
- a CDS encoding S9 family peptidase: MTQPFTAPYGSWKSPITSDLIVAGTISLGQIMLDGDDIYWSEMRPTEAGRNVVVRRSPDGTTTDLTPTPFNVRTRVHEYGGGAYVVADGVVYFSNFADQRLYRQEAGQDPQPLTPAIDLRYADAVVDQSRQRLIAVREDHTGEGESVNTIVAVSSISSEAPDGGQVLVSGSDFYSSPRLSPDGASLAWLSWNHPNMPWDGTELWLAPVQADGSLGAAQKIAGGLTESIFQPEWSPDGMLYFIGDRTGWWNLYRYRVGTPVSEVEPICEKSAEFGMPHWIFRMSTYGFESSDSLICTYVENGIQSVARLNTQTLELTKIPTPYASIGGVRVSSKHLVFAGGSPTAPGAIARLDLATGQFEVLRRSSELEIDPGYLSVPEVIEFPTEQGLTAYGIYYAPKNKDYTAPVDARPPLLVKSHGGPTAATSANFNLSIQYWTSRGIAVLDVNYGGSTGYGRAYRERLKGNWGIVDIDDCVNGAKYLVEKGLADGDRLCIDGGSAGGYTTLAALTFRQVFKAGASYYGVSDLAALAEDTHKFESRYLDGLIGPYPERADLYQARSPIHFVDRLSCPVIFFQGDEDKIVPPNQAEMMVDALKAKGLPVAYVLFEGEQHGFRKAENIKRALDGELYFYAKIFGFDLADMIEPVAIENL; the protein is encoded by the coding sequence ATGACTCAACCCTTTACCGCTCCTTATGGCTCATGGAAATCTCCTATTACCTCTGACCTGATCGTGGCAGGAACCATCAGCCTGGGGCAGATCATGCTGGATGGAGATGATATCTACTGGAGTGAGATGCGACCCACCGAGGCAGGGCGCAATGTTGTCGTAAGGCGATCGCCCGATGGCACCACAACTGATCTGACTCCTACCCCCTTTAATGTACGAACCCGCGTGCATGAATACGGTGGCGGTGCCTATGTTGTTGCAGATGGAGTGGTCTATTTCTCAAACTTTGCCGATCAACGGCTCTATCGCCAGGAAGCCGGACAGGACCCCCAACCGCTAACGCCAGCGATCGATCTGCGTTATGCCGATGCGGTAGTAGATCAGTCACGTCAACGTCTGATTGCAGTGCGTGAAGATCACACAGGCGAGGGTGAATCTGTTAACACCATCGTTGCAGTTTCAAGCATTTCCTCGGAAGCTCCCGATGGTGGTCAGGTGCTTGTGTCGGGCAGCGATTTTTACAGTTCTCCACGACTCAGTCCTGATGGGGCTTCCTTAGCCTGGTTGAGTTGGAATCACCCCAATATGCCGTGGGATGGCACGGAACTGTGGCTTGCCCCTGTTCAAGCAGACGGTTCTCTGGGAGCAGCCCAAAAAATTGCTGGGGGACTAACTGAGTCCATCTTTCAACCTGAGTGGTCGCCGGATGGCATGCTCTATTTTATTGGCGATCGCACGGGTTGGTGGAACCTCTACCGCTATCGGGTCGGTACTCCGGTGAGCGAAGTTGAGCCAATCTGTGAAAAATCAGCCGAGTTTGGTATGCCCCACTGGATTTTTCGCATGTCTACCTACGGTTTTGAGTCCAGCGATAGCCTGATTTGTACCTATGTCGAGAATGGCATTCAGTCTGTTGCCCGCCTCAATACACAAACCCTGGAATTAACCAAAATTCCCACGCCCTATGCCAGCATTGGTGGAGTCCGCGTTTCCTCAAAACATCTGGTATTTGCCGGAGGGTCGCCTACCGCTCCTGGGGCGATCGCTCGTCTTGATCTGGCTACTGGACAGTTTGAAGTGCTGCGTCGCTCCAGCGAGTTAGAAATTGATCCGGGCTATTTGTCAGTGCCAGAGGTGATTGAGTTTCCCACGGAGCAAGGTTTAACGGCGTATGGCATCTATTACGCACCTAAAAACAAGGACTACACTGCTCCTGTTGATGCCCGTCCACCCTTGTTAGTTAAGAGCCATGGGGGACCCACTGCTGCAACCTCCGCCAACTTCAACCTCAGCATTCAATATTGGACGAGTCGCGGCATCGCCGTGTTAGATGTCAACTACGGTGGCAGCACGGGCTATGGACGCGCCTACCGGGAACGGCTTAAGGGCAATTGGGGCATTGTGGACATTGACGATTGTGTGAATGGAGCCAAGTATCTGGTCGAGAAAGGGTTAGCGGATGGCGATCGCCTCTGTATTGATGGCGGCAGTGCAGGCGGATATACAACCCTCGCTGCTCTTACCTTCCGGCAAGTGTTTAAAGCGGGAGCCAGCTATTACGGCGTCAGCGACCTCGCTGCCCTTGCTGAAGATACCCACAAGTTTGAGTCGCGCTACCTGGATGGCTTAATCGGCCCCTATCCCGAACGTGCCGATTTATATCAGGCGCGATCGCCCATTCACTTTGTCGATCGCCTCTCTTGCCCGGTGATCTTCTTCCAGGGTGACGAAGACAAAATCGTACCTCCCAACCAGGCTGAGATGATGGTCGATGCACTCAAAGCCAAGGGTTTACCCGTTGCCTACGTGTTGTTTGAGGGGGAACAACACGGCTTCCGCAAAGCCGAAAATATCAAACGTGCTCTGGATGGTGAACTCTATTTCTATGCCAAAATCTTTGGGTTTGACTTGGCGGACATGATTGAACCTGTGGCGATCGAGAATTTGTGA
- a CDS encoding NAD(P)H-quinone oxidoreductase subunit F, whose protein sequence is MTQFFAQTAWLIPVYPLIGMVLSILWFPSVTRRTGPRPAGYVNAITTFIAFIHAVAALPAVWQQPPHYEFFSWLQVAGLDLTIPVEISALTVGAMILITGLNFMAQIYAVGYLEMDWGWARFYALLALFEAGMCALALCNSLFFSYVILEILTLATYLLVGFWLNQPLVVTGARDAFLTKRVGDLFLLMGVLAIYPLAGTWDFNELAAWAQTADVNPTVAALVGLALLAGPMGKCAQFPLHLWLDEAMEGPIPSTILRNSVVVAMGSWVLVKMAPVLAISPLVLQATIAVGALTALGGTLIAIAQIDIKRVLSYLVSAYMGLTFIAVGTEQPEAALLIVLTHALAMATLVMSCGSIILNNITQDVTQLGGLWGRRPVTGLAYVAGSLGLIALPPLGGFWSLLKLADGLWETRPVLVGLLLVINALVGFAVTRVFGLLFFNQPKPMAVRSPENLWPITLPMVFGAAFTLHLPLIMQSLSLLPSWAMLNRDVALLLTWSSIFGVSISAIVYIGNFIPKPIALPSKALQNLFAYDFYTPKIYKSSVVGSVDIISRITDWLDRYIVDGLVNLVGLTSILGGELLKYSTSGKTQAYALTIAFGVAIIGILTSWSLIADLSLVIGD, encoded by the coding sequence ATGACTCAGTTCTTTGCACAGACCGCCTGGTTAATTCCGGTCTATCCGCTTATTGGCATGGTGTTGTCAATCCTGTGGTTTCCGTCGGTGACTCGCCGTACGGGTCCAAGGCCAGCAGGTTACGTCAATGCCATCACAACATTTATAGCTTTCATTCACGCTGTTGCAGCCCTTCCTGCGGTTTGGCAACAACCTCCTCATTATGAGTTTTTCTCCTGGTTACAGGTTGCAGGTCTAGATTTAACCATCCCGGTTGAAATCTCGGCACTCACCGTTGGAGCCATGATTCTAATCACTGGATTAAACTTCATGGCACAGATCTATGCGGTTGGCTACCTGGAAATGGACTGGGGTTGGGCACGGTTTTATGCCCTGCTGGCATTGTTTGAAGCGGGGATGTGTGCTCTGGCTCTCTGCAATTCCCTATTCTTCAGCTATGTCATTCTTGAAATTTTGACATTAGCTACTTACCTGTTGGTTGGCTTCTGGCTCAATCAACCACTGGTGGTGACTGGGGCAAGAGATGCCTTTTTAACAAAGCGGGTAGGGGATTTGTTCTTGCTCATGGGGGTTTTGGCAATTTATCCTCTGGCAGGTACCTGGGATTTCAACGAATTAGCTGCATGGGCACAAACGGCAGATGTTAATCCAACCGTAGCCGCTTTAGTGGGTCTGGCTCTGTTAGCAGGTCCAATGGGTAAGTGTGCTCAGTTCCCCCTGCACCTGTGGCTTGACGAAGCGATGGAAGGTCCCATTCCCAGCACGATTCTGCGAAACTCGGTTGTGGTTGCGATGGGATCTTGGGTTTTGGTCAAAATGGCACCTGTGTTAGCCATTTCACCGCTGGTGTTGCAAGCTACGATCGCCGTTGGTGCGTTGACGGCTCTGGGTGGCACGTTGATTGCGATCGCCCAAATTGATATCAAACGAGTTTTGTCCTACCTCGTCAGTGCTTACATGGGTCTGACCTTCATCGCTGTTGGTACAGAGCAACCCGAAGCCGCATTGTTAATCGTGTTGACCCACGCTCTGGCAATGGCGACCCTGGTCATGAGTTGTGGTTCCATCATCCTGAATAACATTACTCAAGATGTCACGCAGTTGGGTGGACTGTGGGGTCGTCGTCCTGTAACGGGTCTAGCTTATGTCGCTGGCTCTCTTGGACTGATTGCATTACCTCCGCTGGGTGGATTTTGGTCACTGCTGAAATTAGCAGATGGACTGTGGGAGACTCGTCCTGTACTGGTTGGTCTATTACTGGTCATCAATGCGCTGGTTGGCTTTGCAGTCACTCGTGTATTTGGACTGTTGTTCTTTAACCAACCTAAACCGATGGCGGTGCGATCGCCCGAAAACCTTTGGCCCATCACCTTGCCAATGGTCTTTGGAGCCGCGTTTACATTGCATTTGCCACTGATCATGCAGAGCTTATCACTGCTTCCCAGTTGGGCAATGTTGAATCGCGATGTAGCTCTGCTGCTCACCTGGTCTAGCATCTTTGGCGTTAGCATCAGCGCAATTGTCTACATTGGCAATTTCATTCCAAAGCCGATTGCATTGCCCTCCAAGGCGTTACAAAACCTCTTTGCTTACGATTTCTACACTCCGAAAATCTACAAATCCAGCGTTGTCGGCAGTGTTGATATTATTTCTCGCATCACAGACTGGCTCGATCGCTACATCGTCGATGGGTTGGTCAATTTGGTAGGTCTAACGTCCATTCTGGGCGGTGAATTGCTGAAGTACAGCACCTCTGGCAAAACTCAAGCGTATGCATTGACGATCGCCTTTGGCGTTGCCATCATCGGCATTCTCACCAGTTGGTCTTTAATCGCAGATCTTTCCTTAGTCATTGGAGATTAG
- a CDS encoding tRNA-(ms[2]io[6]A)-hydroxylase: METLAPKSIKFLQHPTSTAWIEQAIANLDTVLLDHSHCERKAAGVALNLIFRYPSSTKLVRQLTAIAQEELEHFEQVNQWLDRRGIALAPLSAPPYAAGLKNQIRRHEPDRMLDSLLVSGLIEARSHERLGLLAAHCPDRELAQFYRGLMASEARHYGIYWVLATTYFDREAVEQRLEELAIVESELLSTLHPEPRIHS, from the coding sequence GTGGAAACTCTGGCACCTAAATCAATCAAATTTCTGCAACACCCTACTTCAACCGCCTGGATAGAACAGGCGATCGCCAACCTTGACACCGTGTTGCTCGACCATTCTCACTGTGAGCGCAAAGCCGCAGGAGTGGCACTCAATCTGATTTTTCGCTATCCCTCCAGCACGAAGTTAGTACGACAACTGACCGCGATCGCCCAGGAAGAACTGGAGCACTTTGAGCAGGTTAACCAGTGGCTCGATCGCCGGGGCATCGCTCTGGCTCCCCTTTCTGCACCGCCCTACGCCGCTGGATTAAAGAACCAGATTCGGCGACATGAACCGGATCGGATGCTGGATTCGTTGCTGGTATCTGGGCTGATTGAAGCCCGCAGTCATGAGCGACTGGGGTTATTAGCGGCACATTGTCCTGATCGCGAATTGGCACAGTTTTATCGTGGCTTAATGGCATCGGAAGCTCGCCATTATGGCATCTATTGGGTATTGGCGACGACCTACTTCGATCGAGAAGCGGTTGAGCAACGGTTAGAGGAACTGGCGATCGTGGAGAGCGAGTTACTATCTACCCTGCATCCTGAACCAAGAATCCACAGTTAA
- a CDS encoding fasciclin domain-containing protein, whose translation MPDIVDIAVGAGSFETLVAAVKAAGLVDVLKSPGPFTVFAPNDAAFAKLPPGTVQTLVQNPPQLARILTYHVVSGRLKQADLAKVDSVTSVEGSPITVRTAKNFEVKNATVVAADIEADNGIIHVIDNVILMG comes from the coding sequence ATGCCTGACATTGTTGATATTGCAGTCGGTGCTGGCTCTTTTGAAACCCTGGTTGCCGCTGTCAAAGCCGCTGGTTTAGTGGACGTGCTCAAAAGCCCAGGACCCTTCACAGTCTTTGCCCCCAACGATGCTGCCTTTGCCAAACTTCCCCCTGGAACCGTACAAACGCTAGTACAAAATCCACCCCAGTTGGCGCGAATTCTCACCTATCACGTAGTCTCCGGTCGGCTCAAGCAAGCCGATTTAGCGAAAGTTGATTCCGTGACTTCCGTTGAAGGATCACCCATCACTGTCCGCACTGCCAAAAACTTTGAAGTGAAGAATGCCACCGTCGTTGCGGCAGATATTGAGGCAGATAACGGCATCATTCACGTAATCGATAACGTGATCTTGATGGGTTGA